A portion of the Nitratidesulfovibrio termitidis HI1 genome contains these proteins:
- a CDS encoding iron-containing alcohol dehydrogenase family protein — MYRNTKNVPFYIFGKGSFAQLGDLVDERRAAVAGPAVFFVDHFFRGRELEGRLPKKDGDLVLFVDTTNEPTTEQIDDFAAAVRAHDNRLPCTVVAIGGGATLDVGKAAANMLTNPGQAADYQGWDLVKNPAPHKIGVPTLSGTGAECSRTCVLLNAKRGIKLGMNSDLTMYDQLLLDPELTRTVPRDQYFYTGMDTYMHCIESLRGSYRNVIVDALAQKAVHMCEDIFLSNDMMAEENLEKMMIASYLGGMSAGNVGVIHPISAGLSVVLHTHHGIANCHALSVLGEFYPEDYPNYVKMIERQGVNLPKGLCANLSDDQMKALVASSVVHEKPLTNALGPDFRKILTDEKVISLFKAM, encoded by the coding sequence ATGTACCGCAATACCAAGAACGTTCCCTTCTACATCTTCGGCAAGGGTTCCTTCGCCCAACTGGGCGACCTTGTGGACGAGCGCCGCGCCGCCGTGGCCGGTCCCGCCGTGTTCTTCGTGGACCATTTCTTCCGGGGGCGCGAGTTGGAAGGCCGCCTGCCCAAGAAGGACGGCGACCTCGTTCTGTTCGTGGACACCACCAACGAACCCACCACCGAGCAGATCGACGACTTTGCCGCCGCCGTGCGCGCCCATGACAACCGCCTGCCCTGCACCGTCGTGGCCATTGGCGGCGGGGCCACCCTGGACGTGGGCAAGGCCGCGGCCAACATGCTCACCAACCCCGGCCAGGCCGCGGACTACCAGGGCTGGGATCTCGTCAAGAACCCCGCCCCGCACAAGATCGGCGTGCCCACCCTGTCCGGCACCGGCGCGGAATGCTCGCGCACCTGCGTGCTGCTGAACGCCAAGCGCGGCATCAAGCTGGGCATGAACAGCGACCTGACCATGTACGACCAGCTGCTGCTGGACCCGGAACTGACCCGCACCGTGCCGCGCGACCAGTACTTCTACACCGGCATGGATACCTACATGCACTGCATCGAATCGCTGCGGGGCAGCTACCGCAACGTCATCGTCGATGCCCTGGCCCAGAAGGCCGTGCACATGTGCGAAGACATCTTTCTTTCCAACGACATGATGGCCGAAGAGAACCTGGAAAAGATGATGATCGCCTCGTACCTCGGCGGCATGAGCGCCGGGAACGTGGGCGTCATCCATCCCATCTCCGCCGGTCTCTCCGTGGTGCTGCACACCCACCACGGTATCGCCAACTGCCACGCCCTCAGCGTGCTGGGCGAATTCTATCCCGAAGACTACCCCAACTACGTGAAGATGATCGAACGCCAGGGCGTCAACCTGCCCAAGGGCCTGTGCGCCAACCTCTCCGATGACCAGATGAAGGCCCTGGTGGCCTCGTCCGTGGTGCACGAAAAGCCGCTCACCAACGCCCTTGGCCCCGACTTCCGCAAGATCCTCACCGACGAGAAGGTCATCTCGCTGTTCAAGGCGATGTAA
- a CDS encoding DegT/DnrJ/EryC1/StrS family aminotransferase, protein MDIKVNFSGRALYYTEDEIAVVAEAMRTAETLTQGRYMQEFQNKFADYLGVEHCFAVMNGVSALELSAQLCRFKPGDEVVIPSHTFTASAYPFLKKGAKPVWADIDLKTRVVTAESIEKVLTPRTKAIVVVHLYGYVADMPAIMELARSRGILVVEDTAQSIGADVDGKMSGSFGDFAIYSFHSHKNLTTLGEGGMLVVQDPELARLVPALRHNGHCGFDFERPDYWVPAMGNVDMPMIDGEMLWPNNYCIGEIECALGIKQLERIDRINAEKRQRAVRFIDALADYPELEFHRVDTTRHNYHLLAARMTNGNRDAFIRTMFNDKGVKCVVQYYPLNRYPFYQRLGYGAADCPNADTFFDNMISFPFQHWLTEAEFDYMLAATKDVLDGLRRG, encoded by the coding sequence ATGGATATCAAGGTGAATTTCAGCGGCCGCGCCCTCTACTACACGGAGGACGAGATTGCCGTGGTGGCCGAGGCCATGCGCACGGCCGAGACCCTGACCCAGGGCCGGTACATGCAGGAGTTCCAAAACAAGTTTGCGGACTACCTGGGTGTGGAGCACTGCTTTGCGGTGATGAACGGGGTGTCGGCGCTGGAACTGTCGGCGCAGCTGTGCCGGTTCAAGCCGGGCGACGAGGTGGTCATTCCGTCGCACACGTTCACGGCGTCGGCGTATCCGTTCCTGAAGAAGGGCGCGAAGCCGGTGTGGGCGGACATAGACCTGAAGACCCGCGTGGTGACGGCGGAAAGCATCGAAAAGGTGCTCACCCCGCGCACGAAGGCCATCGTGGTGGTGCATTTGTACGGCTATGTGGCGGACATGCCCGCCATCATGGAGCTGGCGCGTTCGCGCGGCATCCTGGTGGTGGAAGACACGGCCCAGTCCATCGGGGCGGACGTGGACGGCAAGATGTCCGGCAGCTTCGGCGACTTTGCCATCTACTCGTTCCACTCGCACAAGAACCTGACCACGCTGGGCGAAGGCGGCATGCTGGTGGTGCAGGACCCGGAACTGGCCAGGCTGGTGCCCGCGCTGCGCCACAACGGGCACTGCGGCTTCGACTTCGAGCGGCCCGACTACTGGGTGCCTGCCATGGGCAACGTGGACATGCCCATGATCGACGGCGAGATGCTGTGGCCCAACAACTACTGCATCGGCGAGATCGAGTGCGCGCTGGGCATCAAGCAGTTGGAGCGCATCGACCGTATCAACGCCGAAAAACGCCAGCGCGCCGTGCGTTTCATCGACGCGCTGGCCGACTATCCGGAGCTGGAGTTCCACCGGGTGGACACCACCCGGCACAACTACCACCTGCTGGCCGCGCGCATGACCAACGGCAACCGCGACGCATTCATCCGCACCATGTTCAACGACAAGGGCGTGAAGTGCGTGGTGCAGTACTACCCGCTGAACCGCTATCCGTTCTACCAGCGCCTGGGCTACGGCGCGGCGGATTGCCCCAACGCCGACACGTTCTTCGACAACATGATCTCCTTCCCGTTCCAGCACTGGCTGACCGAGGCGGAATTCGACTACATGCTCGCCGCCACCAAAGACGTGCTCGACGGGCTGCGCAGGGGTTAG
- a CDS encoding cytidylyltransferase domain-containing protein, with the protein MTAPRRCIVIPAIKKNAVIPDQLVKRLAGVTLIQRAIDTARSVADAADIVVVTDSQEIALVCERNGVRHHYNASLRFTSLDIVRELRGVLEELAATYPYLVIYRASCPLLTGHDIDDAFDRFRNEGADVLVTVKSIRQRVWEKRDGSLDAILADEGPEDRADERAEDGPDDRPDDRSDKGAPQPGHPSGDRSSGNREVYVESKALVMLRASALAPGATPRVMPYFLNDRAIEINSYQDWWLCEKLLERRHIVFVVAGYPAIGMGHVFRALMLAHEISDHKITFLCTRDSELAVKNIAARDYRTLIQRTDDLANDVLRLAPDLVVNDILDTGANYMLRLKAAGVRTVNFEDEGPGAAHADLVVNALYEEKHEDPRLLYGHRYFCLRDEFIAGERNPFRPQPQRVLVTFGGTDHSDFTRRTLDVIEPLCRKRGVAISIVAGPGYAHREAMQAHVDALGSPLVEFTHATNVMSRKMEGADIAICSAGRTVYELAHMRVPAIVMAHHEREARHTFARARNGFAYLGVMHPFREGALRRAFTRMLDEGFRRTLHQRMQRLDFTRNKAGVVARIGALLAPAQGGVAPRRPSYLDELPFGPDFDLRSALIEQSASVEGAVASNGGTNGTASGASPAVPLATDAPLSGAHVTPAAPTTSHRSDTPRGPHGDSA; encoded by the coding sequence ATGACCGCCCCCCGGCGCTGCATCGTCATTCCCGCCATCAAGAAAAACGCGGTCATCCCCGACCAGCTGGTGAAACGGCTGGCCGGGGTGACCCTGATCCAGCGCGCCATCGACACGGCCCGGTCCGTGGCCGATGCGGCGGACATCGTGGTGGTCACCGACAGCCAGGAAATCGCCCTGGTCTGCGAGCGCAACGGCGTGCGCCACCATTACAACGCCAGCCTGCGCTTCACCTCGCTGGACATCGTGCGCGAACTGCGCGGCGTGCTGGAGGAACTGGCCGCCACCTACCCGTATCTGGTCATCTACCGGGCCAGCTGCCCGCTGCTGACCGGCCACGACATCGACGACGCCTTCGACCGCTTCCGGAACGAGGGCGCGGACGTGCTGGTGACGGTGAAAAGCATCCGCCAGCGGGTGTGGGAAAAGCGCGACGGCAGCCTGGACGCCATTCTGGCGGATGAGGGGCCGGAAGACCGCGCAGACGAAAGGGCGGAAGACGGGCCGGATGACAGGCCGGATGACAGGTCAGACAAGGGCGCGCCCCAGCCGGGGCACCCCTCCGGCGATCGATCTTCCGGCAACCGCGAAGTCTATGTGGAAAGCAAGGCGCTGGTCATGCTGCGCGCATCCGCCCTGGCCCCCGGCGCGACCCCGCGCGTGATGCCCTATTTCCTCAATGACCGGGCCATCGAAATCAACAGCTACCAGGACTGGTGGCTGTGCGAAAAGCTGCTGGAGCGGCGGCACATCGTGTTCGTGGTGGCCGGGTATCCTGCCATCGGCATGGGGCACGTGTTCCGCGCCCTGATGCTGGCCCACGAGATTTCCGACCACAAGATCACCTTTCTGTGCACCCGCGACAGCGAGCTGGCGGTGAAGAACATCGCCGCGCGCGACTACCGCACCCTCATCCAGCGGACGGATGATCTCGCAAACGACGTACTGCGTCTTGCGCCGGACCTGGTGGTCAACGACATCCTGGACACCGGCGCAAACTACATGCTGCGCCTGAAGGCCGCCGGGGTGCGCACCGTGAACTTCGAGGACGAAGGCCCCGGCGCGGCCCACGCAGACCTTGTGGTCAACGCCCTGTACGAGGAAAAGCACGAAGACCCGCGCCTGCTATACGGCCACCGCTATTTCTGCCTGCGCGACGAATTCATCGCCGGTGAACGCAACCCGTTCCGTCCGCAGCCGCAGCGGGTGCTGGTCACCTTCGGCGGCACCGATCATTCCGATTTCACCCGGCGCACTCTGGACGTCATCGAGCCGCTGTGCCGCAAGCGGGGCGTTGCCATCAGCATCGTGGCCGGGCCGGGCTACGCCCACCGCGAGGCCATGCAGGCCCACGTGGATGCCCTGGGCTCGCCGCTGGTGGAATTCACCCACGCCACCAACGTCATGTCGCGCAAGATGGAAGGGGCGGACATCGCCATCTGCTCCGCCGGGCGCACCGTGTACGAACTGGCGCACATGCGCGTGCCCGCCATCGTCATGGCCCACCACGAGCGCGAGGCGCGCCACACCTTTGCCCGCGCCCGCAACGGCTTCGCCTACCTCGGCGTCATGCATCCCTTCCGCGAAGGGGCGCTGCGCCGGGCCTTCACGCGCATGCTGGACGAAGGGTTTCGCCGCACCCTGCACCAGCGCATGCAGCGGCTGGACTTCACCCGCAACAAGGCCGGGGTGGTGGCGCGCATCGGTGCGCTGCTGGCCCCCGCGCAGGGCGGCGTTGCGCCGCGCAGGCCGTCGTACCTCGATGAACTGCCCTTCGGCCCGGACTTCGACCTGCGCAGCGCGCTCATCGAACAATCCGCCAGCGTGGAAGGGGCCGTGGCATCCAACGGGGGCACCAACGGGACCGCCAGTGGAGCGTCCCCCGCTGTTCCCCTTGCCACCGACGCCCCGCTTTCGGGTGCGCACGTGACGCCCGCGGCCCCTACCACATCACACAGATCCGACACGCCGCGCGGCCCGCACGGAGATTCAGCATGA
- a CDS encoding cytidylyltransferase domain-containing protein — MRTVALIQARLGSTRLPCKTMLSLHGLPVIDWVVRRTRKAQLIDEVVVATSDRPENDVLEYHLSRQGVAVFRGPEDDVLERFRLAGAAHHAEQVVRICADNPLIWGPAIDDLIRFWRSENAAGACDYAYNHIPRGNSYPDGLGAETLSYALLADIAARATLPAHREHCLSYIWDNPGQYRIRTFDPANPALRRPDLKLDMDTPEDYRALALLDIHPDITPEAIVALFPPKG, encoded by the coding sequence ATGAGAACCGTCGCCCTCATCCAGGCCCGCCTGGGGTCCACCCGCCTGCCCTGCAAGACCATGCTTTCGCTGCACGGCCTGCCCGTCATCGACTGGGTGGTGCGCCGCACCCGCAAGGCGCAGCTCATCGACGAGGTGGTCGTGGCCACCTCCGACCGGCCCGAAAACGACGTGCTGGAATACCACCTGTCGCGGCAGGGCGTGGCCGTGTTTCGCGGGCCGGAAGACGACGTGCTGGAACGCTTTCGCCTGGCCGGGGCCGCCCACCACGCGGAGCAGGTGGTGCGCATCTGCGCCGACAACCCGCTGATCTGGGGCCCAGCCATCGACGACCTGATCCGCTTCTGGCGCAGCGAGAACGCCGCCGGGGCCTGCGACTACGCGTACAACCACATTCCGCGTGGCAACAGCTACCCCGATGGCCTCGGCGCGGAAACCCTGTCCTACGCGCTGCTGGCCGACATAGCGGCCAGGGCCACCCTGCCTGCCCACCGCGAGCACTGCCTGTCGTACATCTGGGACAACCCCGGCCAGTACCGCATCCGCACCTTCGACCCGGCCAACCCCGCCCTGCGCCGCCCGGACCTTAAGCTGGACATGGATACCCCCGAAGACTACCGCGCCCTCGCCCTGCTGGACATCCATCCCGACATCACCCCCGAGGCAATCGTGGCCCTTTTTCCGCCCAAGGGGTAA
- a CDS encoding N-acetylneuraminate synthase family protein — protein MRLTEIFSTKPVCARSAGIQRPYIIAEAGVNHEGSMDIAKRLVDEACAGGAHAIKFQTYKAATLASKDSPAYWDTTKEPTKSQFELFTRHDKFWKGEFEALKKHCDSAGIEFMSTPFDVESAKFLNDMMDVYKISSSDITNKPFIEFLCGFGKPIILSTGAAHLHEIAEAVEWIEAKGNPLALLHCVLNYPTDDVNAALGMIPALRQHFPQHIIGYSDHTLPRDMKVLEVATLLGARILEKHFTHDKTLPGNDHYHAMDKDDLARFNASLDRILPMVGPFTISALESEAPARRNARRSLVAARPIAAGAVITRDDLTWKRPAHGVSPREIDAVLGKRARADIAEDTVLQWSHLE, from the coding sequence ATGCGCCTGACCGAAATATTCAGCACCAAGCCTGTGTGCGCACGCAGCGCGGGCATCCAGCGTCCGTACATCATTGCCGAGGCAGGCGTGAACCACGAGGGCAGCATGGACATTGCCAAGCGTCTGGTGGACGAGGCCTGCGCGGGCGGCGCGCACGCCATCAAGTTCCAGACGTACAAGGCGGCCACGCTGGCGTCCAAGGATTCCCCGGCCTACTGGGACACCACCAAGGAGCCGACCAAAAGCCAGTTCGAGCTGTTCACCCGGCACGACAAGTTCTGGAAGGGCGAGTTCGAGGCGCTGAAGAAGCACTGCGACAGCGCGGGCATCGAATTCATGTCCACGCCGTTCGACGTGGAATCGGCGAAGTTCCTGAACGACATGATGGACGTGTACAAGATCTCGTCGTCGGACATCACCAACAAGCCGTTCATCGAATTCCTGTGCGGGTTCGGCAAGCCCATCATCCTGTCCACGGGTGCGGCGCACCTGCACGAGATCGCCGAGGCGGTGGAGTGGATCGAGGCCAAGGGCAACCCGCTGGCCCTGCTGCACTGCGTGCTGAACTACCCCACGGACGACGTGAACGCCGCGCTGGGCATGATTCCGGCGCTGCGCCAGCACTTTCCGCAGCACATCATCGGCTATTCGGACCACACCCTGCCCCGCGACATGAAGGTGCTGGAAGTGGCCACCCTGCTGGGCGCGCGCATCCTCGAAAAGCACTTCACCCACGACAAGACCCTGCCCGGCAACGACCACTACCACGCCATGGACAAGGACGATCTGGCGCGCTTCAACGCCTCGCTCGACCGCATCCTGCCCATGGTTGGGCCGTTCACCATCTCTGCGCTGGAATCCGAAGCCCCCGCCCGCCGCAACGCCCGGCGCAGCCTGGTGGCGGCGCGGCCCATCGCAGCGGGCGCGGTGATCACCCGCGACGACCTGACCTGGAAGCGCCCGGCCCACGGCGTGAGCCCGCGCGAGATCGACGCGGTGCTCGGCAAGCGCGCCCGCGCCGACATCGCGGAAGATACCGTGCTCCAGTGGAGCCATCTGGAATAA
- a CDS encoding LIC12162 family transferase, which yields MTQRRTLVLAVAPDDATPDTHLMAGPWCFHGREDAFPDWDTRFTFGPDPYATGDEVAAAIDEANSYAISRIPDLGLRLGAHHGADLPRDFWDLTLYPWLTLCCQMLHERQRRVQDMIRLWGNEELDVPLLPGDCAFSFEDSHQFILAGAQDQLFNWWVFSRILEPQLPAAWRAIHAEPVTRHAGAPAEGGLRGLARRLLYALPFPRIKGFSTLQSLVFSMALLGPRTCEDRTIPLAQLKGRMPVWRFEPDDIILPSIPRALCQQRLPRTVRQRRPRTRVVSVGSYHDDAYRMRVALDRAAGARLVFIQHGGNYGHIRESAVVPYYEYRQHAFVTWGWTSHAPFRGNYVPLPHGQLDRIRDSHVDRTGALVFVGAEMSLLSYRLDSRPQPLQWLSYRQDKARFLTALPDHVRASTLYRPYFQTMSGLDDGPWVLRRFADVRRCEGSLDEHMLGCRLLVLDHHGTTLELAMASNTPTVLFWNAEHWRVGRETAAALAELAAVGIHHATPDAAAAHICRIWPDVQGWWQSDAVQQARRNWCAQYAMTTSGSINGIWLDALRGL from the coding sequence ATGACCCAACGCCGCACCCTTGTCCTTGCCGTCGCCCCCGACGATGCCACCCCCGACACCCACCTGATGGCCGGGCCGTGGTGCTTCCACGGGCGCGAGGACGCCTTTCCCGACTGGGATACCCGCTTCACCTTCGGCCCCGACCCGTACGCCACTGGCGACGAGGTGGCCGCCGCCATCGACGAGGCCAACAGCTACGCCATCTCGCGCATCCCCGACCTTGGTCTGCGCCTTGGCGCGCACCACGGCGCCGACCTGCCGCGCGATTTCTGGGACCTGACCCTGTACCCGTGGCTGACCCTGTGCTGCCAGATGCTGCACGAGCGCCAGCGCCGCGTGCAGGACATGATCCGCCTGTGGGGCAACGAGGAACTGGACGTCCCCCTGCTGCCGGGCGACTGCGCCTTTTCCTTCGAGGACAGCCACCAGTTCATCCTTGCGGGCGCTCAGGACCAGCTGTTCAACTGGTGGGTCTTCTCGCGCATCCTTGAACCGCAGTTGCCCGCCGCCTGGCGGGCCATCCATGCCGAGCCGGTCACCCGCCACGCCGGAGCCCCCGCCGAAGGCGGCCTGCGCGGCCTTGCACGGCGGCTGCTGTACGCGCTGCCGTTTCCGCGCATCAAGGGCTTTTCCACCCTGCAATCGCTGGTGTTTTCCATGGCCCTGCTGGGGCCGCGCACCTGCGAGGACCGCACCATCCCGCTGGCCCAGCTCAAGGGGCGCATGCCGGTGTGGCGCTTCGAGCCGGACGACATCATCCTGCCGTCCATCCCCCGCGCCCTGTGCCAGCAGCGCCTGCCCCGCACCGTGCGGCAGCGCCGCCCGCGCACCCGCGTTGTCAGCGTGGGGTCGTACCACGACGATGCCTACCGCATGCGCGTGGCCCTGGACCGCGCCGCCGGGGCGCGGCTGGTGTTCATCCAGCACGGCGGCAATTACGGCCACATCCGCGAATCCGCCGTGGTGCCCTATTACGAATACCGCCAGCATGCCTTTGTCACCTGGGGCTGGACCAGCCACGCGCCCTTCCGGGGCAACTACGTGCCCCTGCCGCACGGCCAGTTGGACCGCATCAGGGACAGCCATGTCGACCGCACCGGCGCGCTGGTATTCGTCGGCGCGGAAATGAGCCTGCTCTCGTACCGGCTGGATTCGCGGCCACAGCCCCTGCAATGGCTGTCGTACCGCCAGGACAAGGCGCGCTTTCTCACCGCCCTGCCCGACCATGTGCGCGCATCCACCCTGTACCGCCCCTATTTCCAGACCATGAGCGGCCTGGACGACGGTCCGTGGGTGCTGCGCCGCTTTGCCGACGTGCGCCGCTGCGAAGGGAGCCTGGACGAGCACATGCTGGGCTGCCGCCTGCTGGTGCTGGACCATCACGGCACCACCCTGGAGCTGGCCATGGCCTCCAACACGCCCACGGTGCTGTTCTGGAACGCCGAACACTGGCGCGTGGGACGCGAAACCGCCGCCGCCCTAGCCGAACTGGCCGCCGTGGGCATCCACCACGCCACGCCCGATGCCGCCGCCGCGCACATCTGCCGCATCTGGCCCGACGTGCAAGGCTGGTGGCAAAGCGACGCCGTGCAGCAAGCCCGCCGCAACTGGTGCGCCCAGTACGCCATGACCACCTCCGGCAGCATCAACGGCATCTGGCTGGACGCGCTGCGCGGGTTGTAG
- a CDS encoding acyltransferase, whose product MGGFITKALRKVREEGLTPRDIVSYGCMAVHRSASCLWGTVRMRLKAALFGVRLGGGCECCGTIILQRWPGSRIELGRGVGIISSSRRCTSATIHAPTRLRTFAGSAAILIGDGVTMNGTAITARSRTIRIGKGTMIGPNCVITDSDFHAQWPPETRLTTPACERDRDVTIGDDVWLGMRCIVLKGVTIGDGAIVAAGSVVTRDVPPATLVAGTPARVVRQLP is encoded by the coding sequence ATGGGTGGATTCATCACCAAGGCGCTGCGCAAGGTGCGCGAAGAGGGGCTGACCCCGCGCGACATCGTGTCCTATGGCTGCATGGCCGTGCACCGCAGCGCATCCTGCCTGTGGGGTACGGTGCGCATGCGGCTGAAGGCCGCGCTGTTCGGCGTGCGGCTGGGCGGCGGGTGCGAGTGCTGCGGCACCATCATCCTGCAACGCTGGCCGGGCAGCCGCATCGAACTGGGGCGCGGGGTGGGCATCATTTCCTCGTCCCGGCGGTGCACATCCGCCACCATCCACGCGCCCACCCGGCTGCGCACCTTTGCGGGCAGCGCCGCCATCCTGATCGGCGACGGCGTGACCATGAACGGCACGGCCATCACCGCCCGCTCGCGCACCATCCGCATCGGCAAGGGAACCATGATCGGCCCCAACTGCGTGATCACCGATTCCGACTTCCACGCCCAATGGCCGCCGGAAACGCGCCTGACCACCCCGGCCTGCGAACGTGACCGCGACGTGACCATCGGCGACGACGTCTGGCTGGGCATGCGCTGCATCGTCCTGAAGGGCGTGACCATCGGCGACGGGGCCATCGTGGCCGCTGGCAGCGTGGTCACCCGCGACGTGCCCCCCGCCACCCTCGTGGCGGGCACGCCCGCCCGCGTGGTACGGCAATTGCCGTAA
- a CDS encoding lipopolysaccharide biosynthesis protein, with the protein MASIPVYLTMEAVLPRALGPTGYGNYSFATNMFQQFAGFLDMGTSTCFYNALSRRQQEFGLVSFYVRVAALVLAITMLFSLSAFVPGLGQWLLPDVPAWIVPLAALWAFLTWWGRVLRSMNDALGVTVSSEISRTVLNLVSVGALLALFLLGWLNMGTLFAHQYVMLIALAVGYAMVLRGCWPTVTFRMPKDERRAYTREFADYSTPLFVQALASTVFLVAERWLLQTFNGSAQQGFFALSQKVGMACFLFVSAMTPLVMRELSIAWGKGDRTEMGRLMDRFAPLLFTVAGYFSCFTAMEAPAVVRIFGGADYAAAILPVQIMALYPVHQAYGQLAGSVFYATGRTRTMRNMAVTEYILGFGLSWLLLAPADKFGFGLGAMGLAVKTVLVQFLSVNFMLWMSSRIIPLNYLRNVAHQALCLAFLGGAAWACRSLTIATGLGDAQDIVRFFVSGVIYSALVGGAVLAVPQLVGLTKQDLRGLAKRALGRFKR; encoded by the coding sequence GTGGCATCCATCCCGGTGTACCTGACCATGGAGGCGGTACTGCCGCGCGCCCTGGGCCCCACGGGGTACGGCAACTACAGCTTTGCCACGAACATGTTCCAGCAGTTCGCGGGGTTCCTGGACATGGGCACCTCCACCTGCTTCTACAACGCGTTGTCGCGGCGACAGCAGGAATTCGGGCTGGTGTCGTTCTACGTGCGGGTGGCGGCGCTGGTGCTGGCCATCACCATGCTGTTCTCGCTGTCGGCGTTCGTGCCGGGCCTTGGGCAATGGCTGCTGCCGGACGTGCCCGCGTGGATCGTGCCGTTGGCGGCCCTGTGGGCGTTTCTGACGTGGTGGGGCCGGGTGCTGCGATCCATGAACGACGCGCTGGGGGTGACGGTATCCAGCGAGATTTCGCGCACGGTGCTGAACCTGGTCAGCGTGGGAGCGCTGCTGGCGCTGTTCCTGCTGGGCTGGCTGAACATGGGCACCCTGTTCGCGCATCAGTACGTGATGCTGATCGCGCTGGCGGTGGGCTATGCCATGGTGCTGCGCGGGTGCTGGCCCACGGTGACCTTCCGCATGCCGAAGGACGAACGGCGGGCCTACACACGAGAATTCGCGGACTACAGCACGCCGCTGTTCGTACAGGCGCTGGCGTCCACAGTGTTTCTGGTGGCGGAACGCTGGCTGCTGCAAACCTTCAACGGCAGCGCGCAGCAGGGGTTCTTTGCCCTGTCGCAAAAGGTGGGCATGGCCTGCTTCCTGTTCGTATCGGCCATGACGCCGCTGGTCATGCGCGAGTTGTCCATTGCCTGGGGCAAGGGCGACCGGACGGAAATGGGCAGGCTGATGGACCGCTTTGCGCCGCTGCTGTTCACCGTGGCGGGCTATTTTTCGTGCTTCACGGCCATGGAGGCCCCGGCGGTGGTGCGCATCTTCGGCGGGGCGGACTACGCGGCGGCCATCCTGCCGGTGCAGATCATGGCCCTGTACCCGGTGCACCAGGCCTACGGGCAGCTTGCCGGGTCAGTGTTCTACGCCACGGGCCGCACCCGCACCATGCGCAACATGGCGGTGACGGAATACATACTGGGCTTCGGCCTGTCGTGGCTGCTGCTGGCACCGGCGGACAAGTTCGGCTTCGGCCTTGGTGCCATGGGCCTTGCGGTAAAGACGGTGCTGGTCCAGTTCCTGTCGGTCAATTTCATGCTGTGGATGAGTTCGCGGATCATCCCGCTGAACTACCTGCGCAACGTGGCGCATCAGGCGCTGTGCCTGGCCTTTCTGGGCGGTGCGGCGTGGGCCTGCCGCAGCCTGACCATTGCCACGGGGCTGGGGGATGCGCAGGACATCGTGCGCTTCTTCGTTTCCGGCGTGATCTATTCCGCACTGGTGGGCGGGGCGGTGCTGGCCGTGCCGCAACTGGTGGGCCTGACCAAGCAGGACCTGCGCGGGCTGGCCAAGCGGGCGCTGGGGCGGTTCAAGAGATAA